A genomic window from Microvirga sp. TS319 includes:
- a CDS encoding efflux RND transporter periplasmic adaptor subunit gives MTKPLQRRSKFFGGAIRLLIVCVLLAGAYGIWIAVNRTQSRQNTARQDLPPAPVQVAAAAHSKVPIYTIGLGSVQAYNTVTVRSRVDGEIQKIAFEEGQMVKEGDLLVQIDPRPFQAMLDQAVAKKAQDEAQLANAKLDLARYNELATRSFASKQQVDTQQAAVNQFTAQIQGDQAQIDNARTELGYTTIRSPIAGRTGLRLVDQGNIVRSTDSGGIVTVAQIQPISVLYTLPEQSLPALQKAQAAGPVTVQALAQGSKSVLAQGTLTLINNEIDQESGTIKLKATFENKDRALWPGQSVTMRTLLETLDALTVPADAIQRTQQGLAVYVVRPDDTAEFRRVDVGPITQGLAVIESGLSEGDQVVTSGQYRLQPGTKIRKTEGQPPQAPGPAGNAKTQSVSTE, from the coding sequence ATGACGAAGCCTTTACAGCGCCGGTCCAAGTTTTTTGGCGGGGCGATCCGCCTCCTCATCGTCTGTGTTCTGCTTGCCGGTGCTTACGGAATCTGGATCGCCGTCAACCGGACTCAATCGCGCCAGAATACGGCGCGGCAGGATCTGCCTCCCGCGCCCGTCCAGGTCGCCGCTGCGGCCCACTCCAAAGTGCCCATCTACACCATCGGTCTCGGCTCGGTGCAGGCCTACAACACCGTCACGGTCCGCTCGCGCGTCGATGGGGAGATTCAGAAGATCGCCTTCGAGGAGGGGCAGATGGTGAAAGAGGGCGACCTGCTCGTCCAGATCGATCCTCGGCCTTTTCAGGCCATGCTCGACCAGGCGGTCGCCAAGAAGGCGCAGGATGAAGCGCAACTGGCCAATGCCAAGCTCGATCTGGCCCGGTACAACGAACTGGCGACGCGCAGCTTCGCGTCCAAGCAGCAGGTCGACACGCAGCAGGCCGCCGTCAACCAGTTCACGGCCCAGATCCAAGGCGATCAGGCTCAGATCGACAACGCCAGGACAGAGCTCGGCTACACCACGATCCGGTCCCCCATCGCCGGACGCACGGGTCTGCGTCTCGTCGACCAGGGAAACATCGTCCGATCGACGGATTCCGGCGGCATCGTGACCGTCGCGCAGATCCAGCCGATTTCGGTTCTCTACACCTTGCCGGAGCAGAGTCTGCCCGCGCTTCAGAAGGCTCAGGCGGCGGGGCCGGTGACGGTGCAAGCCCTGGCTCAAGGGAGCAAGTCCGTGCTGGCGCAGGGCACGCTGACGCTGATCAACAACGAAATCGATCAGGAGAGCGGCACGATCAAGCTGAAGGCTACCTTCGAAAACAAGGACCGGGCCCTCTGGCCCGGACAATCCGTGACCATGCGGACCCTTCTCGAGACCCTTGATGCGCTCACCGTACCGGCCGACGCCATTCAGCGGACTCAGCAGGGACTTGCCGTCTATGTGGTACGGCCCGATGACACGGCTGAGTTTCGACGGGTCGACGTCGGCCCGATCACGCAGGGCCTTGCGGTCATCGAAAGCGGCCTTTCCGAGGGCGATCAGGTCGTGACGTCAGGTCAGTACCGGCTCCAGCCCGGAACGAAGATCCGCAAGACGGAGGGGCAGCCGCCGCAGGCGCCGGGTCCCGCCGGGAACGCGAAAACTCAGAGCGTCTCCACCGAATAG
- a CDS encoding glycoside hydrolase family 2 protein yields MTETISPADLHPRPHLRRDRWTDLCGPWGFAFDDADRGLFEHWFDRAEPFDREITVPFPPESERSGIHETGFHRVVWYRREISLGDDVRHGRLLLHFGAVDFRAMVWVNGRMAVEHVGGQTPFSADITPLLVPGEVQVITVRAEDEPRDLQQPRGKQYWEEEPGYIWYHRTTGIWQPVWLEPLRKVAIAEIRWTPDVDRFGVRMILRLDGPPLEGWRVRVLLRGDLPTRTLADDTCLLSGRELRRDLLLDINDAAIRRRRTLLWAPEHPNLIEAAIELLDDRGAVVDRVESYFGLRRIEARDGRFIINGIPIFLRLVLAQNYWPSSLLAAPDADALKREVELAQSLGFNGIRIHQKIEDPRFLYWCDRLGMLVWSEAANAYVYSDRAAEMLTREWLEAVRRDYNHPSIITWVPLNESWGVPDLDRSAQQRDFVRALYHLTRALDPTRPVIGNDGWQHAVGDVFGVHDYAPTGEMLRERYADRETIERTFRHVRPHHHSLLGEGTEMTDEPIVISEFGGLGFVPQASEDWFGYGQFASPEALLERYEELVDALLASTALAGFCYTQLTDTAQETNGLLTVDREPKFDSERLRAINSRPSKAVPSEILDMLIKHEVERRRRARGQK; encoded by the coding sequence ATGACTGAGACGATCTCCCCGGCCGATCTTCACCCCCGCCCGCATCTGCGCCGTGATCGCTGGACCGACCTGTGCGGCCCCTGGGGCTTTGCCTTCGACGACGCCGATCGAGGGCTTTTCGAGCACTGGTTCGACCGGGCCGAACCCTTCGACCGCGAGATCACGGTGCCCTTCCCGCCCGAGAGCGAGCGATCCGGCATCCACGAGACGGGTTTTCACCGGGTGGTCTGGTACCGTCGCGAAATCAGCCTTGGCGACGATGTCCGTCATGGCCGTCTCCTGCTCCACTTCGGAGCCGTCGACTTCAGGGCCATGGTCTGGGTCAACGGCCGCATGGCGGTCGAACATGTCGGCGGGCAGACCCCGTTCTCGGCGGATATCACCCCACTGCTCGTTCCCGGAGAGGTCCAGGTGATCACCGTGCGCGCGGAAGACGAACCGCGCGACCTGCAGCAGCCGCGCGGCAAGCAATATTGGGAGGAAGAGCCCGGCTACATCTGGTATCACCGCACGACCGGCATCTGGCAGCCGGTCTGGCTCGAACCGCTGCGGAAGGTGGCGATCGCGGAGATTCGCTGGACGCCCGATGTCGACCGGTTCGGCGTCAGGATGATTCTCAGACTGGACGGTCCGCCTCTCGAAGGCTGGCGCGTCCGCGTGCTGCTGAGGGGCGACCTGCCGACGCGCACGCTGGCCGACGACACCTGCCTCCTGTCCGGCCGTGAACTCCGGCGCGATCTCCTCCTCGACATCAACGACGCGGCAATCCGCCGTCGCCGCACGCTGCTCTGGGCGCCGGAGCATCCCAATCTCATCGAGGCCGCGATCGAGCTTCTTGACGATCGCGGCGCCGTCGTCGACCGGGTCGAGAGCTATTTCGGCCTGCGCCGGATCGAGGCCCGCGACGGCCGTTTCATCATCAACGGCATCCCGATCTTTCTGCGGCTGGTGCTGGCGCAGAACTACTGGCCCAGCTCCCTTCTCGCGGCTCCCGACGCCGATGCGCTCAAGCGCGAGGTGGAGCTTGCCCAATCGCTGGGCTTCAACGGCATCCGGATTCACCAGAAGATCGAGGATCCCCGGTTCCTCTACTGGTGCGACAGGCTCGGGATGCTGGTCTGGAGCGAAGCCGCCAACGCCTATGTCTATTCGGATCGCGCGGCCGAGATGCTGACGCGCGAGTGGCTCGAGGCCGTCAGGCGCGACTACAACCATCCCTCCATCATCACCTGGGTTCCCTTGAACGAGAGCTGGGGCGTGCCCGATCTCGATCGCTCGGCCCAGCAGCGCGACTTCGTGCGGGCGCTCTATCATCTCACCCGGGCGCTCGACCCGACGCGCCCCGTGATCGGCAATGACGGCTGGCAGCATGCCGTCGGCGACGTGTTCGGCGTGCACGATTACGCGCCCACGGGCGAGATGCTTCGCGAGCGCTACGCGGATCGCGAAACCATCGAGCGCACGTTCCGCCATGTGCGTCCGCATCACCATTCCCTGCTCGGAGAAGGGACCGAGATGACCGACGAACCGATCGTCATCAGCGAATTCGGCGGCCTCGGATTCGTGCCGCAGGCCAGCGAGGACTGGTTCGGCTACGGTCAGTTCGCCAGCCCCGAGGCGCTGCTCGAGCGTTACGAGGAGCTCGTCGATGCTCTTCTCGCGTCCACCGCCCTTGCGGGCTTCTGCTACACCCAGTTGACCGACACCGCGCAGGAGACCAACGGCCTGCTCACCGTCGACCGCGAGCCGAAATTCGATTCCGAGCGCCTGCGCGCCATCAACAGCCGTCCCTCGAAGGCGGTGCCGAGCGAAATCCTGGACATGTTGATCAAGCACGAGGTGGAACGGCGTCGGCGTGCGCGCGGCCAGAAATAA
- a CDS encoding multidrug efflux RND transporter permease subunit encodes MAHGPGTTDVSRSHGGISGPFIRRPIGTSLLMLGLLFVGAVAYPFLPVAPLPQVDFPTIQVSAALPGASPQTMASSVAQPLERQFSQIPGVTQITSTSTLGTTAITVQFELDRNIDAAAQDIQAGINAASGQLPKNLPNAPVYRKVNPADAPILIIGVGSDTLPLSEVDDNADTKLAQQISQMPGIAQVNIGGEQKPAVRVQIDPARLAAKGLSLEDVRGKIAVSTVDSPKGSINGQTRSFTIYTNDQLTAAAQWNDVIVAYRNGAPIRIRDIGQAVDGPEDTLKAAWSNGRRAVLLVVFKQPGANVIDTVDRVKAALPRLQAALPPSIKVDILSDRTQTIRASVSDVQMTLLLTIALVVTVIFLFLRSLWATIIPSVTVPLALLGTAATMYILGYSLDNLSLMALTIAVGFVVDDAIVMTENIVRHLEGGMTPMQAALTGAGEIGFTIISISLSLVAVFIPLLLMGGVIGRLFREFSVTVTMTIAISALVSLTLAPMLASRFLKDEKHARHGRLYMLMEAIFDGILRAYERGLDWVLRHSILTVLVFFATVAASVYLYVIIPKGFFPQQDTGLITGISEASQNVSFREMSQIQQTFGGIIAQDPDVATVAMFVGSGGGQSLNNGRVFIALKPRPERKSSAAEIIGRLRPQLAKVQGGALFLQAAQDINVGGRSTRTQYQYTIQDANLTELDEWAPKLLEKFKQLPELQDVATDQQTNGGTLTLEIDRDQASRFGFDPQLIDDTIYDAFGQRQVTQYFTQLNSYHVILEVLPELQSKPETLEQIYLRSPLTGQQVPLSVLARWTTRPVAPLSVSHQGQFPAVTLSFNLAPGIALGQATAAIDRARQELGTPGALIGNFQGNAQAFQQSTQSTPYLIAAALVVIYVILGVLYESYIHPLTILSTLPSAGLGALATLMLFHIDFNLIALIGVILLIGIVKKNGIMLVDFAIEAERAEGLSPREAIRRACILRFRPIMMTTMAAILSGLPLMIGAGTGAEIRQPLGYAMVGGLVVSQALTLFTTPVIYLYLDRFSTWLTHAFKRAPASEPEPAWVEPEARSGGVRIISGRAHADAVPPRA; translated from the coding sequence ATGGCTCATGGCCCTGGTACAACGGACGTCTCCCGCAGCCACGGCGGCATATCCGGTCCCTTCATCCGCAGGCCGATCGGGACGTCGCTCCTCATGCTGGGCCTTCTCTTCGTGGGAGCCGTCGCCTATCCCTTCCTGCCGGTCGCGCCTTTGCCGCAGGTGGATTTCCCCACCATTCAGGTGAGCGCGGCCCTTCCGGGGGCCAGCCCGCAAACCATGGCGTCCTCGGTCGCGCAGCCGCTTGAACGGCAATTTTCGCAGATTCCGGGCGTCACGCAGATTACCTCGACGAGCACGCTCGGAACGACTGCGATCACCGTTCAGTTCGAGCTCGATCGCAATATCGACGCGGCCGCGCAGGATATTCAGGCCGGGATCAATGCGGCGAGCGGCCAGCTTCCGAAGAACCTGCCGAACGCCCCCGTCTATCGCAAGGTCAATCCTGCCGATGCGCCCATTCTGATCATCGGCGTCGGTTCGGACACGCTGCCCCTCTCCGAGGTCGACGACAACGCGGATACGAAGCTGGCCCAGCAGATCAGCCAGATGCCGGGGATTGCGCAGGTCAATATCGGGGGCGAGCAGAAGCCGGCCGTTCGCGTACAGATCGATCCCGCCCGCCTGGCCGCGAAGGGCCTCTCCCTCGAGGATGTGCGGGGCAAGATCGCCGTATCCACCGTCGACAGCCCCAAGGGCAGCATCAACGGCCAGACGCGGTCCTTTACGATCTACACCAACGACCAGCTGACCGCTGCGGCGCAGTGGAACGACGTCATCGTGGCGTATCGCAACGGTGCGCCGATCCGGATCCGTGACATCGGACAGGCCGTGGACGGCCCGGAGGATACGCTGAAAGCCGCGTGGTCGAACGGACGCCGCGCGGTTCTCCTGGTCGTGTTCAAGCAGCCGGGCGCCAACGTCATTGACACCGTCGACCGCGTCAAAGCCGCGCTGCCACGCCTTCAGGCCGCGCTGCCGCCGAGCATCAAGGTCGATATCCTGAGCGATCGCACGCAGACGATCCGCGCCTCGGTGTCGGACGTGCAGATGACGCTTTTGCTGACGATCGCCCTCGTGGTGACGGTGATCTTCCTGTTCCTCAGGAGCCTCTGGGCGACCATCATTCCAAGCGTGACGGTCCCGCTGGCTCTCCTTGGAACGGCCGCGACGATGTATATCCTGGGCTACAGCCTCGACAATCTGTCCCTGATGGCGCTCACGATCGCGGTTGGCTTCGTGGTCGACGACGCGATCGTCATGACGGAGAATATCGTCCGTCATCTGGAAGGCGGCATGACGCCCATGCAGGCGGCGCTCACGGGTGCCGGGGAGATCGGTTTCACGATCATCTCGATCAGCCTGTCGCTCGTGGCCGTCTTCATCCCGCTCCTGCTCATGGGAGGCGTGATCGGCCGCCTGTTCCGTGAATTCTCCGTCACGGTGACGATGACCATCGCCATCTCCGCCCTCGTGTCCCTGACGCTTGCGCCGATGCTGGCCTCGCGCTTCCTGAAGGACGAGAAGCACGCGCGCCACGGCCGCCTCTACATGCTGATGGAGGCGATATTCGACGGTATCTTGCGCGCCTACGAGCGAGGGCTCGATTGGGTCCTCAGGCATTCCATCCTGACCGTGCTCGTCTTCTTCGCGACGGTGGCGGCCTCGGTCTATCTCTACGTCATCATTCCGAAAGGCTTCTTCCCTCAGCAGGACACCGGTCTCATCACGGGCATTTCCGAGGCCAGCCAGAACGTGTCGTTCCGTGAGATGTCGCAGATCCAGCAGACGTTCGGCGGAATCATCGCCCAGGATCCCGACGTGGCGACCGTCGCCATGTTCGTCGGCTCGGGAGGTGGGCAAAGTCTCAACAACGGCCGCGTCTTCATCGCACTCAAGCCCCGTCCGGAGCGGAAGTCTTCCGCCGCGGAGATCATCGGCCGCCTGCGTCCGCAGCTTGCGAAGGTCCAGGGCGGGGCCCTGTTCCTGCAGGCGGCTCAGGACATCAATGTCGGCGGGCGCTCGACGCGAACCCAGTACCAGTACACGATTCAGGACGCCAATCTCACGGAACTCGACGAGTGGGCTCCGAAGCTCCTCGAAAAGTTCAAGCAGCTGCCGGAGTTGCAGGACGTCGCGACGGATCAGCAGACGAACGGAGGCACGCTGACCCTCGAAATCGACAGGGATCAGGCATCCCGCTTCGGATTCGATCCGCAATTGATCGACGACACGATCTACGATGCCTTCGGTCAGCGGCAGGTGACGCAATACTTCACGCAGCTCAACTCCTATCATGTCATCCTGGAGGTCCTGCCCGAGCTGCAGAGCAAACCGGAGACGCTGGAGCAGATCTATCTGCGCTCGCCGCTGACGGGCCAGCAGGTGCCGCTCTCCGTTCTGGCGCGGTGGACCACGCGTCCGGTCGCTCCTCTCTCGGTCAGCCACCAGGGTCAGTTTCCGGCCGTCACCCTCAGTTTCAACCTGGCGCCAGGAATTGCCCTGGGGCAGGCGACGGCGGCGATCGACCGGGCCCGTCAGGAGCTGGGAACGCCGGGCGCGCTGATCGGAAATTTCCAGGGGAACGCCCAGGCTTTTCAGCAATCGACCCAGTCCACGCCGTATCTGATCGCGGCCGCGCTCGTGGTCATCTATGTCATTCTGGGTGTCCTGTACGAGAGCTACATCCATCCCCTGACGATCCTGTCCACCTTGCCCTCAGCGGGCCTCGGCGCGCTGGCGACGCTGATGCTCTTCCACATCGACTTCAACCTGATCGCGCTGATCGGCGTCATTCTGCTGATCGGAATCGTCAAGAAGAACGGCATCATGCTCGTCGACTTCGCCATCGAAGCCGAGCGGGCGGAAGGGCTCTCGCCCAGGGAGGCGATCCGCAGGGCCTGCATCTTACGGTTTCGCCCCATCATGATGACCACGATGGCGGCGATCCTGAGCGGCCTGCCGCTGATGATCGGCGCAGGCACCGGCGCCGAGATCCGGCAGCCGCTCGGATACGCCATGGTCGGCGGCCTGGTGGTCAGCCAGGCTCTGACGCTGTTCACGACGCCGGTGATCTATCTCTATCTCGACCGGTTCTCCACATGGCTGACGCATGCGTTCAAAAGGGCTCCGGCGTCCGAGCCCGAACCGGCATGGGTGGAACCGGAAGCACGCTCCGGCGGAGTGCGAATTATTTCTGGCCGCGCGCACGCCGACGCCGTTCCACCTCGTGCTTGA
- a CDS encoding cytochrome c, translated as MRPVLLASVAATACLSVASGARAQAPSAPDSQRGATLAAQGNPNGAAPCSQCHGQSGEGNPTGPFPRLTGQSAAYLYKQLQNYTDGSRPSDIMTPIAQALSEQERLDAAAYYAGLPSQWAAPSELRPEVARRGRDLALRGIPSIGNGEVGVQACGNCHGPDGIGETPVYPELGGQWAGYASGQLSAFKSGLRKNDLSAVMREIAGKLSSDDIDAVSRYYESIRPRETTH; from the coding sequence ATGAGACCGGTGCTCCTTGCCAGCGTCGCCGCGACGGCCTGCCTGTCGGTCGCGAGCGGTGCCCGCGCCCAGGCTCCGTCGGCTCCCGACTCGCAGCGCGGCGCCACTCTGGCCGCTCAAGGCAATCCGAACGGGGCCGCGCCCTGCAGCCAATGTCACGGCCAGTCCGGCGAAGGCAATCCGACCGGACCCTTCCCGCGGCTGACCGGCCAGTCGGCCGCCTATCTCTACAAGCAGCTGCAGAACTATACCGACGGATCGCGGCCCAGCGATATCATGACGCCGATCGCGCAGGCGCTCTCCGAGCAGGAAAGACTGGATGCGGCGGCCTATTACGCAGGGCTCCCGAGTCAATGGGCGGCTCCGAGCGAGCTGCGCCCCGAAGTGGCGAGGCGCGGGCGCGATCTTGCGCTGAGGGGCATTCCCTCCATCGGAAATGGCGAAGTCGGCGTGCAGGCCTGCGGCAATTGTCATGGACCGGATGGCATCGGGGAAACTCCCGTCTATCCCGAACTCGGCGGCCAATGGGCCGGGTATGCGTCGGGGCAGCTCTCGGCCTTCAAGTCGGGACTACGCAAGAACGACCTGTCCGCCGTCATGCGGGAGATCGCCGGCAAACTCAGCTCCGACGACATCGATGCGGTGTCGCGCTACTACGAAAGCATCCGCCCGCGCGAGACCACGCACTAA
- a CDS encoding family 1 glycosylhydrolase: MTQALPSRSQLRRLTAPDAFWWSTGIEDTFITAPHPVTGRTLDEYELTGHYERWHDDLGLVAELGVPCARYGVPWHRIQPRPDVWDWTFPDETLERLLELGIAPQVDLVHYGLPSWIKGAFLHPDYPKLVAEYAARLAERFRGRITWYTPLNEPRITGWYCGRLGWWPPFRRSWPGFVALMLAIAKGMVETVRALQEVDPEIVPYFVDATDLFDTDDPLFENEARLRQEIVFLALDLVSGRIDEHHPLWSWLLKNGARETELAWFRDRAVPLPVIGMNLYPMFTQKKLLRDAGGRFRIRMPYAGADLITRLGRLYHERYGVPLMISETASMGSLRRRLDWLERSVAATRQLRAEGIPLVGYTWWPMFSLVTWAYRQGRRPVTDHLAPMGLWDIVPDEEDPLRRVPTPAMVAYRNLAKGGSDAVGMLASALAPVAASG; encoded by the coding sequence ATGACCCAAGCGCTCCCGTCACGATCTCAACTCCGCCGCTTGACCGCGCCCGACGCATTCTGGTGGTCCACCGGCATCGAGGACACCTTCATCACGGCGCCGCATCCCGTGACCGGCAGGACGCTCGACGAATACGAGCTGACCGGCCATTACGAACGATGGCACGACGATCTCGGCCTCGTGGCCGAGCTCGGCGTGCCGTGCGCCCGCTACGGGGTTCCCTGGCATCGCATCCAGCCCCGGCCGGACGTCTGGGACTGGACATTTCCGGACGAGACCCTGGAGCGATTGCTCGAGCTTGGGATCGCGCCTCAGGTCGATCTCGTCCATTACGGTCTGCCGTCCTGGATCAAAGGGGCATTTCTCCATCCCGATTATCCGAAGCTGGTCGCCGAATACGCGGCACGCCTCGCGGAGCGCTTCCGCGGACGCATCACCTGGTACACGCCGCTCAACGAGCCCCGCATCACGGGCTGGTATTGCGGACGCCTCGGCTGGTGGCCGCCGTTCCGGCGCAGCTGGCCCGGCTTCGTGGCGCTGATGCTGGCGATCGCCAAGGGAATGGTCGAGACCGTGAGGGCGCTGCAGGAGGTCGATCCGGAGATCGTCCCCTATTTCGTCGACGCCACCGATCTCTTCGATACGGACGATCCCCTCTTCGAGAACGAGGCCCGGCTTCGGCAGGAGATCGTCTTCCTGGCCCTCGACCTCGTCTCGGGACGGATCGACGAGCATCATCCGCTGTGGTCCTGGCTCCTGAAGAACGGCGCGCGCGAGACCGAACTCGCCTGGTTTCGCGATCGCGCCGTCCCGCTTCCGGTCATCGGCATGAATCTCTACCCGATGTTCACGCAGAAAAAGCTTCTGCGGGATGCCGGGGGGCGCTTTCGCATCCGCATGCCCTACGCGGGCGCCGATCTCATCACCCGTCTCGGACGTCTCTACCATGAGCGTTACGGGGTCCCGCTGATGATCTCGGAGACCGCATCCATGGGCTCCCTGCGCCGTCGGCTCGACTGGCTCGAGCGTTCGGTCGCGGCCACGCGGCAGCTGCGCGCCGAGGGCATTCCGCTCGTGGGATATACCTGGTGGCCGATGTTCTCCCTCGTCACCTGGGCCTATCGCCAGGGGCGGCGCCCGGTGACGGACCATCTGGCCCCGATGGGATTGTGGGACATCGTTCCGGACGAGGAGGATCCTCTGCGCCGGGTGCCGACGCCTGCAATGGTGGCCTATCGAAATCTCGCGAAGGGCGGATCGGATGCCGTCGGCATGCTGGCTTCCGCTTTGGCTCCCGTAGCCGCGTCGGGATGA
- a CDS encoding glycoside hydrolase, producing the protein MFRSFFLAGFEGSTGYNRHGHWFDQVVATGHDRTVDEDYRQLSALGLHGARETIRWPLVDRGKGHRGKGRYDFSTVEPFVEAARRHGVEVIWDLFHYGYPQGLDPLGKDFPGRFADYCYAIGRYVAERTEGVCAFTPVNEPSFMAYAGGEKGLFAPHVTGRGWELKVALARAAIEGIDALWAACPGARMVNVDPLCRVACPPGRPQLEDEVRDFNERLVFQSWDMLCGTLLPELGGSRAHLDVVGINYYWTNQWEWGGLAREDGVNPPLADDDPRRWSLSDLVRSVSDRYGGEMMITETSHIGDNRGRWLHEVAKESEALLRERVPIRGVCLYPILGMPEWHDPDIWTPMGLWDPVCHRDPCGERLICGPMLEALQSVRHLDRLHHAVLSRADRHGRRASRPMAAE; encoded by the coding sequence GTGTTTCGCAGCTTCTTTCTGGCCGGCTTCGAGGGATCGACCGGCTACAACCGTCATGGGCACTGGTTCGATCAGGTCGTCGCGACGGGGCACGACAGAACCGTCGACGAGGATTACCGGCAGCTTTCGGCACTCGGCCTTCATGGCGCGCGCGAGACCATCCGGTGGCCGCTTGTCGATCGGGGCAAGGGGCATCGGGGTAAGGGACGATACGACTTTTCGACGGTCGAGCCTTTCGTCGAGGCGGCGCGCCGCCATGGCGTCGAGGTGATCTGGGATCTCTTCCATTACGGCTATCCGCAGGGGCTCGATCCCCTGGGCAAGGATTTTCCGGGGCGTTTCGCCGATTACTGCTACGCCATCGGTCGCTACGTCGCCGAACGGACGGAGGGCGTCTGCGCCTTCACGCCGGTGAACGAACCCTCGTTCATGGCCTATGCTGGGGGCGAGAAGGGGCTTTTTGCCCCTCACGTGACAGGGCGCGGCTGGGAGCTGAAGGTCGCGCTCGCGCGCGCCGCGATCGAGGGCATCGATGCCCTGTGGGCCGCGTGTCCCGGGGCCCGCATGGTCAATGTCGATCCCCTGTGCCGAGTGGCCTGCCCTCCCGGTCGCCCGCAGCTGGAAGACGAGGTGCGCGACTTCAACGAGCGTCTCGTCTTCCAGAGCTGGGACATGCTGTGCGGGACGCTCCTACCCGAACTCGGCGGCAGCCGCGCGCATCTCGATGTCGTGGGCATCAACTATTATTGGACGAATCAGTGGGAATGGGGCGGGCTCGCGCGAGAGGACGGCGTGAACCCGCCGCTCGCCGACGACGATCCCCGGCGCTGGTCCTTGAGTGATCTCGTTCGTTCAGTCTCCGACCGTTACGGGGGAGAGATGATGATCACGGAAACCAGCCATATCGGCGACAATCGGGGCCGATGGCTGCACGAAGTCGCGAAGGAATCGGAAGCTCTTCTGCGCGAACGTGTTCCGATCCGGGGCGTATGTCTTTATCCGATCCTCGGCATGCCGGAATGGCACGATCCCGACATCTGGACGCCGATGGGCCTCTGGGATCCGGTGTGCCACCGCGACCCCTGCGGAGAGCGGCTGATCTGCGGACCCATGCTGGAGGCGCTGCAATCCGTGCGTCACCTCGACCGGCTGCACCATGCCGTCCTGTCCCGTGCGGACAGGCATGGACGACGCGCAAGCCGGCCGATGGCGGCCGAATAG